Below is a window of Allomuricauda ruestringensis DSM 13258 DNA.
TCACGTAAAGCCCTGAGATTCATTCCAAAATCTCGTATAAATAATTTCTCTTCACGGCTTAATTTATTTCGCATGCTCCAAGTTGCACTATATATAGAAATAAATCTTCCCTATATATAGTGTTAATATCAAAAAATATCTTATCTTTAATTGCCTTCTTAACCTATTCCAATGTTAAAAAATCCAACTCCAAGCCCCATTCAAACCATTAAAAACTTCCTCCACCAAAATTCCCATACCCAACTGCACATTACCTTTGCAGCGCTGGAAATCACAAACCACCAAAACGGGCAATTCCTTAACCGGGTGCAACGGCAGCAGAGCCGTATCATCCTCCAAAAATTGCCACAAACAGGTGTGGCCAAAATAAACGTGCTGGACAATATGGTCTTCCGCTTTTCCTTTCAATTCCGCATTCCTGATGCAGCAGCGGAGTTCCATAACTTGAAAATGCTCTCCCTGCCCCGCCCCTTGGATCACGGTAAGCTGTACGTGGATAAAGAAAAACTGCGGCTATCCTTTAGGATAGATGCCCCAGACCCGTTACTTCGCGTAGAGATAACCCATGTTTATCAAAGCATCCTTAGTCTTGAACAATTTTGCACACCGCTGTGTGGGCAAACCCAATAATTTGCCGTTTTTTTGCTTTTAGCCCTTTCAGGTTTATATCAATCTACTACCTGAGCGCTTTTTTTACTGTTCTTGAATTCACTTGGACTTATACCATATTTCTCCTTGAAGATTTTGGAAAAATAACTCCTACTGGTAAATCCAATGGAATATACCACCTCGGAAATGTTCATTTCGGTGGTTGTAATGTAATCGCGGGCCAGTTCCAGCCTTGCATGCCTTATATATTCCGTTACCGTTTTATTGTACAACAACTTAAACCCTTCTTGGAGCTTTGCTTGCGTTAGTCCAGTCTCGGCGGAAATATCTTCCAACGAAAAATCCTTGGCGATGTTCTTTTCTATTTTTTTTGCATAGCTTCGAATCGTCTTCAGCTCCCTTTTCAATAAGCTGGTTTGAGGCCTTTTGTTCATCATCTCTTTGTTATGCTGCATCATGTGCATGGATAGTATTTGATAAACATAGCCCTCGATCATCATAATACGGATCATTCCCTTAGCCTTGACTTTTTTTATAGCGGACATCACCTCGGCTATTTTCAAATTATAAGAACCGTAGTAAGCAAACACTTTTTCCTGGTCGGTGTCCAAAAATACTTTGTACAATTGTTTGTTGAGTTCCTCTCCCTGGTTTAATCTTTTGCGCAAGAACGGCTTTCTACGCACCTGTATCACGGTCTGGGAAACCTTCACATCTTTGGGAAAATACCTGTCCGTAATTCCTCCATCACGATTGGTCAAGATAACGGACTGGAACTGCTCCATGATCTTTATCTCGTCCTCCGGCTGGTACCCGAACTTATGTCCGCAATAACCTTCCAAACAATAATAAAAATTGATGGGGTTAAAATTTGAAGTGTCCACCTCAATCAATACCTCATCAAAAAAAATAATGTCCAGTTCCAATAAACTTACCCCCCAATCGAAGGTGATGAAACGGATACTCCCCTTTGCCTTATCATTGGAAACACTCAAAGTGTACTGCCCCCATCTTTCCTCTATTTCCCCTCCAATCACATTTTTGATTTGCCCAACCGATTCGGCGGTGTCTTGGGCGGCAACTTTGATTTTTATCATTGGGATATATACTGCTGTTTATTTCAAATTAGGTCTTAATCCCATAAAGATAGGCTTTGTGGCGGTTTGTACAACTATTCACCTTCACCTTTAAAATAGTTTTAACCTGTTGTGCATTTTGATAAAATTTATGGAAAGCATCACAATTAAATTTGTTTGAGTCAACCTTTTTGCCAACTTAATGCTTATTTGGAGATAAGATTCCAGATAATTATGATTTACAAACTTTCAAATGAAGCAGGGAGAGAAGAGATAGAAAAAGAGTTTGGAATCCCGTTCAGATATCCAAATTTATACCTGCCAAACCCCATTATCAATGGCTTTCATGAAACCAACCTATGTGTGGTGACCATGGAAAACCCAAACAAAATATCGTTTGCCATTTGGGGACTTATGCCCCAAGACTTTAAAGAAGACTGGCAAATTTTTCAGGACAAGACCAATACATTGAACGTGCAGATGGATGAGCTGCAAAGCGTTGGCTGGATGCAGGATTCCTATAAAAAGAGGCGCTGTTTGATCATTGCAACAGGCTTTTACACCCATCTTTTGGAAAATGGCAATACCTGTAGCTACTATATTTATAAGCCATCCGAAAAACCCTTTTACTTAGCAGGCACATACAACAGGCTAAACGATGGTTTTTTGTGCACTGCATTAACGGTAGGCAAAACGGACCCATTCGTTTCCAGCTATCACAACATTAGCAACCGCGCCCCTGTTATTCTCCCCAAAGAACAGGCCTCCGATTGGCTTAGCAAAGATTCCGACGCAAAAAGGTTGGAAGAAATTATCCAAAATCCCAAAAAGGTAAAATTGAAGGCCAAACGCCTGTCCAACGAATTTTTTCTGAAAAATTTGAGCTCAAACACCCAATTGGGGCCATTATTTGTTGGGCTGCAACATTAAAAACGCACCCACAACCTTCTAAAAACAAGATTTTTACACCAAAAAACGTGAAATGCTTCTTTTGAGTCAATATAAACATGAAAAGCGATAAATTCTGGACCACAACTAAGCTATATTTGTAATGTACTGATTAACAGTTAATCAGGCATTAACTAAAAACACTACTATTATGTTACGATGGACAGTCACCTTTATAATATTGGCCATTATTGCCGGTATATTCGGATTTGGTGGAATTGCTGCAGGAGCAGCAAGTATAGCTAAAATCCTTTTCTTCATATTTATTGTATTGTTTATTATTTCGTTGATAACAGGAAGAAAAAAATTATAGAAGCACACTAATTAAAAATCATTAACCTAAAATCAGAGAACCCATGAGAAAGTCAATAAGTTTATTTACAATGCTAATTGCAATGGCACTTACCTTGAGTATGACCAGTTGCAGAGAAACAAAAGAAGATAAAGCCGAAGAGGCTATTGAAGATGTGAAAGACGGAGTCGAGGATGCTGCCGATGATGTGGAAGATGCCGCAGATGATGTTGGGGACGACATTGAGGATGCTGCCGATGACGTGGAAGATGAAGTCGAAGATGCCACAGACGACAGTCCCCAATAATTTTCACACTATACCACATAACTCTGGCAAGTTTTTGCCAGAGTTTTTTTATTGCCCTTCCCCCCTAATTCTTTCCCCAAAGTGTTGATAAACCAATATTCGTTTATACCTTAGAACAAATAAACACCACCATTTTTTTTGAAGACTGTCCTTACCATTCTATATGTTCTGACCTCCGTTTGGGCCATTGGGGCCATAATTTATCACGGAAGAAGGCCGTCGCGCTCCATAAGCTGGGCGCTTGCCATTATAACCCTGCCCATTTTGGGAGCAGCACTCTACTATCTGTTTGGGATGAACCGCAGAAAGTTCAAATTCTTCAACACCAAAGAGTTTGAAAAAAGGAACAAATACACTCCCCCTAAAATTTCCGCCCAAGAAAAATTTTTGACCCATTTTGATGCAGATATTCGAAAAGAAAGACTCAACCGATTAATAAAAGCCAACTCCAACACCACTGCAAAAACAGGAAACAAAATAATACCTCTTCAAGATGGCGAGGAAACCTTCAATGTACTTTTCAAAGCCATGGAAGAGGCCAAAAACTTTATCCATGTACAGTACTATATTTTGGAAAGAGGCACCCTTTTGGACAAAATGTTGGAACTTTTTGAAAGAAAAATCAAAGAAGGTGTAGAAGTTAGAATTATTTACGATTCCTTGGGCAGCTACCAATTAAGGGGGCGCCCCAGAAAAAAGTTTCAGGATGTTGGGGTAAAGATCTATCCCATAATGCCGATTCGACTTAAAAATCTGCTGTTCTCGCTCAATTTTAGGAACCATCGAAAAATTGTGATCATTGACAACAAAGTGGCTTTTACCGGTGGTGTCAATGTTTCCGACAAATACATTAAACGAGAAAACGAACTGGGCAAATGGAAAGATACCCACTTAAAACTCGAAGGGCCCATTGTAAACGATCTACATCTGATTTTCCTTAAAGATTACTTTTTTGCAAGCAACAAAGAGGATTTCCATATCGCAGACTACCTATCCGAGCAACAAACGGCAGGCGATGTTCGTGCACAAGTGGTAGCCGGGGGGCCAGATTCCAAGCATCCTACCATTATGCAACAATATATTGGCATGATGAACCAGGCCAAAAGTTCCATTTGCATAGCAAACCCCTATTTTGTGCCAGGGGAGGCTTTTTTACAAAGTTTAAAAATTACAGCAATGGAAGGTGTGGATATCTCCCTTTTGGTGCCCAAAAAATCCGATTCCAAAGCAGCTAAGTTTGCCATGTTCTCCCATTTTGAAGAATTGCTTCAGGTTGGCGTAAAAATATATCTTCGAGAAGATTTCTCCCATAGCAAAATAATGATTGTCGATGATGATTTGGTGTCCATCGGCTCTGGAAATTTTGATAGCCGAAGCTTTGAACTCAACTACGAGACCAATATCCTTATTTATAACCAAGGAATTAACGCCGAAATGACCGCAGAGTTTCAAAAAATATGTGAAAAATCGGAACCCGTTACTTTGGAGCGCTTTCAGAACAGGACCATTTGGTTCAGATTTTTGGAAGGATTGTTCAAATTCTTCAAACCGTTGTTATAAGCCCATCTCAATTCTTATTTGCATCAACCATTAATTCAATAGAGATAAGTCAACCCCAATACAAAACTATCTTTGTCTCAAAAGAAAACAATCATGAAGAATCTATTTTTAATGCTATTTTTAATCGGAGCAACAACCGTAAGTGCCCAGAGCATATCAAAAAACGCATTGGGTATAAGAGTGGGCGATAACGACGGATTTGGAGGGGAAATCTCCTATCAACGTTATCTCAAGGAATACAACAGATTGGAGTTTGATCTGGGTTGGAGAGATTCCAACAATGTGGATGCCTTTAAACTAGTGGGTCTGTACCAATGGGTAATGCCCATAGACGGAGGATTTCATTGGTATGTTGGTGCCGGTGGTGGTGTAGGATCTTTTGATGCAGGTGAGAACGATGGGGTTTTTGCCCTTGTTGCGGGTGATATTGGTATTGAGTATGATTTCGAAATCCCATTGCTCATTTCGCTGGACATGAGACCGGAACTAGGTTTTAACGACAATTATTCCGATGACCTCGACTTGGATATAGCTCTTGGACTCCGATACCAGTTTTAATAAAAAATAATCAAGTCGAAAAGAGGATGTTTAAAAAGTCAATGGTCGTCAACCTGAACTTGTTTCAGGTTCTCATAATTGTATGTTTATCAGCACGATGAGATTCTGAAATAAACCTGCCTGGCCAGTAGGCAGGTTCAGAATGACGCATTTCAATACTTTTTAGACTCCCTCTTTTTTTAATCCTTTAATCTTGAAAAGAAAACTAAAACTACTTTTTCTACTACTCATAGCCGTATTTTTAGTTATCGTTATTTTGAAAGAACCCAAAAACACAATCCCCGACAATATAAAGCAAGAGGTTAAAATTGCCTTGCAGCATTTCCCAGAACTTAAGGGCATTCCCATTGAGTTCAAGTTTAAAAAAAACATTAAAAAATCGGTGATGCAAGCCCAACCTACATGGAGCGGCCTTCTTAAATCCAAAAACAAGCGCAGCTATGTAATTTTGATCAGTGAAAAGTTTAAAATATCCGGGAAAGAGTTTAAAACGGCAGATGTGCCCAAAGATGTTTTAATTGGATGGATAGGCCACGAACTCGGTCATGTTATGGACTACCAACAGCGGGGCAACCTTAACCTTATTGGTTTTGGGATTCGCTATGTGCTTTTGAAGGAATTTGTTAAAAAAGCGGAACGTGCTGCGGATTCGTTTGCAGTATCTCGGGGTATGTCCGAATATATTTTGAAGACCAAACGGTTTATTCTTAACCATTCCCAAATTGATGAAACCTACAAAACAAGAATAAAACAATATTACCTCTCTCCAGATGAAATTATGGAAATGGTAAAGGAGCAAGACTCCATCAAAAACAACCTCTTATGATTGTTGGGATACAAAATCTTCCCATTCCTTGAAGCGGTCCTCGCCCATTACCCGTTCCATTTTTACCTGCCCGCCCTTTTTCTTGTTGGCCCCGTTCCAATCCGAAAACATTTGTTGGGGCACAAAATTCACTTTTACGCCTTTCAAAGCTTTGCTTCGGGCCACCTTGTAATTTTTATTGGCGTCTTTAAGGTAATTATCCAAAATGGTAGCGGTTTTTTCTTTGTCCATACTTTTATCGGATCCCAAATACCAAGAGTGGTAAAATCCATCATCAAAACGTTTGGCGCAAAGGGTATATTCGGGAATCTTGATGTTCAGCTCTTCTTCCAAATGTTTTACGGCGTCATTTAGCTTGTTTACAGAAAGTTGAGAACCTACGGTATTCAAAAAAAACTTGGTGCGTCCGGTAATTTTTATTTCAGCACGTTCCACATCGGCAAAGGCAATGGTGTCGCCAATGATGTATCGCCATGCTCCAGATACGGTGGATATGATCAAAACATAATCCACATCTTCTTCCACCTCATCCAAAGTAATGGAGGGTGCATCATCTGCTAATGATCCATCTTGGTTTACATACTCGGGTTCAAACGGTACAAACTCAAAATAGATGCCATTATCTGTTATGAGTTTCATCGCAGAGGTCTCTGGCCTGTTTTGACAGGCAAAAAATCCTTCGGATGCCAAATAGGTGTCAATTATTTGTATGGGATGATTCAACAAGGCATTAAAACTTTTCTCGTAAGGATCAAAAGCAACCCCTCCAGAGGTGTAGGCTTGCAAATTGGGCCATATCTCGTGAATGTTGCCCACATTATGATAATCTATGACCTTTTTGAGCATCAGTTCCATCCAAGAAGGAATACCGCTCAAGGCTCCAATATCCCAATTTTTGGCATTTTTGGCTATGGACAGGACACGTTCGTCCCAATCGTCTATTTTGGCGATTTCATCTCCAGGTTTATAGTATTTTTTAAACCAAAATGGAATGTTACTGGCACTTATTCCGCTTATTTCACCTTCTTTTTTACCGTCGCGCTCCTGCAGGTTGGTGGAACTCCCCAACATCATGATTTCTTTCTCGAAAAAATCGGCGGGCATATCAAAATTGCTCATCGCAAACACTTGGTGCCTGCCTGCGCGGGTAATGGAATCCAACATATCTTTGGTAACAGGTATTCTTTTGGGTTTTTTTCCCGTAGTCCCGGATGATAGTGCAAAAAAGTCAGGACTGCCCGGCCAGGTAATGTCAGGTTGGCCCTCAATGGTCTTGTTCCACCATTCTTCGGTGATCTTGTTGTAATCGTGGTAGGGTATGGCTTCGGAAAATGCCTTTTGTATGTTATCGGAGTCCAAAATGGCAGCAAATTTATATTGCTTACCAAATTGTGTGTCTTTGGCCTTGTCCAATAATTCTTTCAAGACTTTTTTCTGCTCCTCAACCGGGCTTGTTTCCTTGCTCAGAGCATCTCGCGCTTCAATAACTCCTTTTATAATGTTTCCTATGATTGCCATATTGGGTAACTTATTGAATTAAATTTACCCACATAGCTGTGGCGAGATTTACTCAATCCATTTTAAGATCGACTTAAATGATCTTAAACATTTATTGTTGCCACCAAGGAAGATGATGAGCTGGAAGCTTTTTGGGTTTCTGGCTGCACAAAGTTGTTGGCAATTTTGGAAAAAAGTGGCTCTGGCGTTTCTTCGTGGACAGACACATAACCGCTGGAAAGATTGATTTCGACAACAACCAAAGAAAGATAATCCATAAGGTGTTCTGCCTCATTGATTAGTATCCTTACAACTTGTAACCGCATAGCATATTCCAAATTAACGATATGCTCATGGTTCAACTTGCTTTTGCCCGCTACATTTTTCCAAATAATTTTCAAGCCTAGTTTTTATACAAAAATAGCCCGGATAATATTTATTTTACGTTTAAGATACATTAATTTAACATTGAAAAATAGCTTAAAACACCTTGCTCCAGATTTGACCTACATAAGAAGATAGACAGATTATCAACCAGATAGAAGTTAAATCAACCCAATTCCGTTATTTTTTTTAGATTTCAATAGGACTTATTGGATTCAACTTCTTAATCTTTTCATAAATATGAAAATCAAATGGTTCCATAGGCAAAAAATATCAAACTATCTCTTATATTTAGCCGATTACGAATAATTTTAAAAATAAAAAATGACCCACGAATTACTAGAAAAGGCGGAAGAGTTTGAAAAAAGGCCCATGAGCCACATGTCCACCAGCGATAGGGTTAAGGCCTCAAGGGAAGCAAAGAGCTTGATTCTTTCCATTAACGAGATCTATAAAAAAACCAAGGATTCCAAATTAATGGAAACCATGAAGAACATTACAGCTAAGAAGCGTAAAATAGAAAAACGACTTAAAGGTTCACCTTTGGTTTAATTGCTATAATCATATATCTTTTATGGAAGGATATTTGTACTTCCAAAAACAAATATCCTTCCCAAAACTTTTTGGTCCCCCACTTTCCTATATACCATAAACAGCTGTATTTCAGCAAATAACGCCTTATTTGCTAAGCCACTCGTATCCCATACGGAACACTTTTTCCATTTACATAAGTTTTGCGACCAATTATGTCCTAATTACTGCAACCAATAAAAATATGGATTGCAGGTGGGTGTCTTTTAGATAATTTAGGAGTGTAGTTTTAACTCAACTAAATAAACACTCAGAAAAATGAACACTATAGAAGCAAAGCTAGGATACCTTTTTTGGTACGCTGTAATTGCACTATCCGTCTACTCTCTTTTAAGCAGTATCTACCTTTACATTAGTTAGCTATACTAAACACTGGCACATCAATCAAAATACCCAATATAGTTAGTAATGTGTTTTCATGGGGCTCCTGCAATGGAGCCCCTTTTTTCTACTCCATTCTTGGAAGTATTACCAAATCGATTCCATCCTCTTAATGGATTTAATTACAATTGGAGCTTGCTCATCCTCATTTACGATAATCAAAGTATGATACGGAACTGTTGGGAATATCTGTTCTGTCATGGAAAGCATTCCTTGATCCACAAACAATTCCATGGACGACCAATCCATTAAGATTTTGAACTCTAGTACGTTCTCTTTCATACCCTTCAAAGGTGCTACATGTTTTTTGGCGCCAAAATCTTCTTGAAAATCAACTTTTCCGGACAAAGTTCTATCTATAGTAAAAACCTGATTTTTAGAATCCATGCTCAGTACAAGCACCTCGTCCAATTCATTTTTAAACAGTAATTTAAAATTTTTAGCGGCCGTTCTAAGCCGAATCTCTGATTGATTGAGCCCTTCTACCTGCAAAGTATCCGATGTATTGGCCGCTACCTCAACCTCATTGACCAGTGTTGAATTGGTCAAATCACTTATTTTGTCAATTGGGTAATTGGCCAAAAAGTAATCATCTACAACTTTGTGCAACGACAATTTTCGAGGTACCGTCATTGCGCTTCGCCATTTTTTGGTCGGGGTGTCCTGGGCATAGTTCCAGTTGCTCATCCAACCAATAAAAAATCGACCGTTTCCTGGAACATTGTTATAGGTCACACCTGCATAATTATCCGTGCCATAGTCCAACCATTTAGGTTCTTTTTGATTGGAAGTAAAGACCTTACCATCAAAATCCCCCACAAAATATTGGGTTCCACTACCGCCATTGGGCGCTCCGGGGTTTATACTTATGATCAACACCCATTTTTCCTCTTCTGAACCATCTACTTGCAATGGAAAAAGATCGGGACATTCCCATACTCCGCCATGGGCACCCTGCGATTTGCCAAAATCGCTCAAATAGGTCCAATCCTTTAAGTTTTTGGATGTATAAAATTTGGCGTGATCACCGGCAACCAAGGTCAAAATCCAACTTTGTGACGACTCGTGCCAAAATACTTTGGGGTCCCTAAAATCTTTAATGCCATCATTTTGTATTATAGGATTGCCCTCATATTTGTTCCAAGTATTCCCATTGTCCAAACTATAAGCAACACCCTGTGTTTGAAAATCCATTCTCCCTGCCTCTTCTCCTTCCTTGGAATGGTATGTAAAAATGGCGACCAAAGGTGCTTCCCCATTTTCTCCAAAGCCCGATGTGTTATTCTTGTCCACAACTGCACTCCCGGAAAAAATATAGCCATGTTCATCCGGGTAAAGTGCAATGGGCTTGTGCTTCCAATGCACCAAGTCCTCACTTACAGCGTGTCCCCAATGCATGGGCCCCCAAACAATATCCTCTGGGTAATATTGGTAAAAAAGATGGTAAACCCCTTGGTTAAAGACCAAACCATTGGGGTCGTTCATCCATTTCTCCTTTGGTGAAAAGTGGAATTGCGGACGATACTCCTCCTTGTACCATGATTCCTCTTGCGGTTGATTCGGCACTTCTTCCCTTTTTTCCTTACAAGAAACAAGTGCAGCCACCACCATGCAACTGATAATAAGTCTAAACATTACCTTAAGTTAAAATAATCTTTTTCAAGATAAAGAAATTTTATCTCCCACCTTACATGCTTCTTGAAACTAAGAAATAATCATTTTGAATGGCAACCAAGGCTACATTCAAAAAAATAATTCCCACATGCTTGAAAGGAATGAAACCAAAAATCTACCTATCTTTAAACAGCGTTTTGCAAACCCCAACTAAATCTAAATAAGTTGAGCAAAAACCTACTTTTAATCCTGACCCGAAACCCCGAACTTGGCAAGTGCAAGACCCGATTGGCAGCCAAGGTAGGCGACAAAACGGCTTTGGATATTTACAATTTTTTGTTGGACAAAACCGTATCGTTTACCAAGGATTTAAAAGTTGAAAAATGGGTGTATTATTCCGAAAGCATTTGGGAAGATGATATTTGGGACAACAAGCTGTATCAAAAAAAGCTTCAGAAAGGAAAAGATTTGGGTGAACGTATGATGAACGCCTTTAGGGAAGGATTTCAAGCCGGTTTTGAAAACATCATCGTTATTGGAAGCGATATGTTCCACCTAAACCAGTCCGATTTGGAAGAGGCTTTCTCAAAATTTAAAGATCACAACTATGTTCTGGGACCTGCCGAAGATGGTGGATATTATCTTTTAGGAATGAAATCTTTAAAAACTGAACTGTTCCAAAACAAAACTTGGGGCACAGACACCGTTCTTTCTGATACCTTATCGGATTTAAAATCAGAAAAAGTCGCCCTTTTGGACGAAAAAAATGACGTTGATTA
It encodes the following:
- a CDS encoding helix-turn-helix domain-containing protein; the protein is MIKIKVAAQDTAESVGQIKNVIGGEIEERWGQYTLSVSNDKAKGSIRFITFDWGVSLLELDIIFFDEVLIEVDTSNFNPINFYYCLEGYCGHKFGYQPEDEIKIMEQFQSVILTNRDGGITDRYFPKDVKVSQTVIQVRRKPFLRKRLNQGEELNKQLYKVFLDTDQEKVFAYYGSYNLKIAEVMSAIKKVKAKGMIRIMMIEGYVYQILSMHMMQHNKEMMNKRPQTSLLKRELKTIRSYAKKIEKNIAKDFSLEDISAETGLTQAKLQEGFKLLYNKTVTEYIRHARLELARDYITTTEMNISEVVYSIGFTSRSYFSKIFKEKYGISPSEFKNSKKSAQVVD
- a CDS encoding SOS response-associated peptidase — translated: MIYKLSNEAGREEIEKEFGIPFRYPNLYLPNPIINGFHETNLCVVTMENPNKISFAIWGLMPQDFKEDWQIFQDKTNTLNVQMDELQSVGWMQDSYKKRRCLIIATGFYTHLLENGNTCSYYIYKPSEKPFYLAGTYNRLNDGFLCTALTVGKTDPFVSSYHNISNRAPVILPKEQASDWLSKDSDAKRLEEIIQNPKKVKLKAKRLSNEFFLKNLSSNTQLGPLFVGLQH
- a CDS encoding DUF1328 family protein; this encodes MLRWTVTFIILAIIAGIFGFGGIAAGAASIAKILFFIFIVLFIISLITGRKKL
- the cls gene encoding cardiolipin synthase; this encodes MKTVLTILYVLTSVWAIGAIIYHGRRPSRSISWALAIITLPILGAALYYLFGMNRRKFKFFNTKEFEKRNKYTPPKISAQEKFLTHFDADIRKERLNRLIKANSNTTAKTGNKIIPLQDGEETFNVLFKAMEEAKNFIHVQYYILERGTLLDKMLELFERKIKEGVEVRIIYDSLGSYQLRGRPRKKFQDVGVKIYPIMPIRLKNLLFSLNFRNHRKIVIIDNKVAFTGGVNVSDKYIKRENELGKWKDTHLKLEGPIVNDLHLIFLKDYFFASNKEDFHIADYLSEQQTAGDVRAQVVAGGPDSKHPTIMQQYIGMMNQAKSSICIANPYFVPGEAFLQSLKITAMEGVDISLLVPKKSDSKAAKFAMFSHFEELLQVGVKIYLREDFSHSKIMIVDDDLVSIGSGNFDSRSFELNYETNILIYNQGINAEMTAEFQKICEKSEPVTLERFQNRTIWFRFLEGLFKFFKPLL
- a CDS encoding GH3 family domain-containing protein; amino-acid sequence: MAIIGNIIKGVIEARDALSKETSPVEEQKKVLKELLDKAKDTQFGKQYKFAAILDSDNIQKAFSEAIPYHDYNKITEEWWNKTIEGQPDITWPGSPDFFALSSGTTGKKPKRIPVTKDMLDSITRAGRHQVFAMSNFDMPADFFEKEIMMLGSSTNLQERDGKKEGEISGISASNIPFWFKKYYKPGDEIAKIDDWDERVLSIAKNAKNWDIGALSGIPSWMELMLKKVIDYHNVGNIHEIWPNLQAYTSGGVAFDPYEKSFNALLNHPIQIIDTYLASEGFFACQNRPETSAMKLITDNGIYFEFVPFEPEYVNQDGSLADDAPSITLDEVEEDVDYVLIISTVSGAWRYIIGDTIAFADVERAEIKITGRTKFFLNTVGSQLSVNKLNDAVKHLEEELNIKIPEYTLCAKRFDDGFYHSWYLGSDKSMDKEKTATILDNYLKDANKNYKVARSKALKGVKVNFVPQQMFSDWNGANKKKGGQVKMERVMGEDRFKEWEDFVSQQS
- a CDS encoding glycoside hydrolase family 32 protein, with amino-acid sequence MFRLIISCMVVAALVSCKEKREEVPNQPQEESWYKEEYRPQFHFSPKEKWMNDPNGLVFNQGVYHLFYQYYPEDIVWGPMHWGHAVSEDLVHWKHKPIALYPDEHGYIFSGSAVVDKNNTSGFGENGEAPLVAIFTYHSKEGEEAGRMDFQTQGVAYSLDNGNTWNKYEGNPIIQNDGIKDFRDPKVFWHESSQSWILTLVAGDHAKFYTSKNLKDWTYLSDFGKSQGAHGGVWECPDLFPLQVDGSEEEKWVLIISINPGAPNGGSGTQYFVGDFDGKVFTSNQKEPKWLDYGTDNYAGVTYNNVPGNGRFFIGWMSNWNYAQDTPTKKWRSAMTVPRKLSLHKVVDDYFLANYPIDKISDLTNSTLVNEVEVAANTSDTLQVEGLNQSEIRLRTAAKNFKLLFKNELDEVLVLSMDSKNQVFTIDRTLSGKVDFQEDFGAKKHVAPLKGMKENVLEFKILMDWSSMELFVDQGMLSMTEQIFPTVPYHTLIIVNEDEQAPIVIKSIKRMESIW
- a CDS encoding TIGR04282 family arsenosugar biosynthesis glycosyltransferase, with translation MSKNLLLILTRNPELGKCKTRLAAKVGDKTALDIYNFLLDKTVSFTKDLKVEKWVYYSESIWEDDIWDNKLYQKKLQKGKDLGERMMNAFREGFQAGFENIIVIGSDMFHLNQSDLEEAFSKFKDHNYVLGPAEDGGYYLLGMKSLKTELFQNKTWGTDTVLSDTLSDLKSEKVALLDEKNDVDYYEDIKDIEAFEPFLKHI